A region from the Desulfitobacterium dehalogenans ATCC 51507 genome encodes:
- the feoB gene encoding ferrous iron transport protein B, whose protein sequence is MPLKIALAGNPNSGKTTLFNVLTGSNQTVGNWPGVTVEKKEGKLKGHKDVTIVDLPGIYSLSPYTLEEVVSRNYLIGEKPDTIINIIDGSNLERNLYLTTQLIEIGIPVIVAINMMDIVNKNGDKINTEKLSKALGCEIFEISAIKKMGISELADKAVKTAQNHRINPSRLVFQSEIEEALKDIGSKLPGGIPEEQKRWYAVKLFERDAKILEQMTAVDVEEVIAAVEDALDDDSESIITNARYNYISSIIKGSYIKKSSSKITTSDKIDKVVTNRWLALPIFAVIMTMVYYIAITTIGDLLTGFTNDTLFGEWISGPLAAWMEGIGTAGWLNGLVVDGIVGGVGAVLGFVPQMLVLFFLLAILEECGYMARIAFIMDRIFRRFGLSGKSFIPMLVGTGCGVPGVMATRTIESDRDRRMTIMTTTFMPCGAKMPIVALIAGAVFGGVWWVAPSAYFIGVAAIIISGIILKKTSRFAGDPSPFVMELPAYHMPTAGSVLRSTWERGYSFIKKAGTIILLASIFIWFLSSFGMVDGAFQMVEDMDASILAAIGGVVAPIFAPLGFGTWQSTVATIMGLVAKEEVVGVFGVLYGVSGDALGLVEEGAFGSLGAIAAHFTALSAYSFLIFNLLCAPCFAAIGAIKGEMNDMKWTWFAIGYQMVFAYAIAFMVFQFGSLFSGAGFTAATAIAVLVLAGLLYFLFRPNRSTPRVSGVPIKG, encoded by the coding sequence ATGCCATTGAAAATTGCACTGGCAGGTAACCCTAACAGTGGAAAGACCACCCTGTTTAATGTCCTTACGGGTTCTAATCAAACCGTAGGAAACTGGCCGGGAGTAACTGTAGAGAAAAAAGAAGGCAAGCTTAAGGGACATAAGGATGTAACCATCGTTGACCTGCCGGGAATTTATTCCCTTTCACCCTACACCCTGGAAGAGGTCGTCTCCCGGAATTATTTAATCGGTGAAAAACCGGACACTATTATTAATATTATTGATGGCTCGAATTTGGAGCGGAATTTATATCTTACAACTCAACTCATTGAAATTGGAATTCCCGTGATTGTTGCCATTAATATGATGGACATCGTCAATAAGAATGGGGATAAGATTAATACAGAAAAGCTCTCCAAAGCTCTGGGCTGTGAAATTTTCGAGATCTCGGCCATCAAAAAGATGGGAATCTCCGAATTAGCGGATAAAGCGGTAAAGACAGCACAAAACCATCGAATAAATCCTTCCCGGCTCGTTTTTCAATCGGAAATCGAAGAAGCCCTCAAGGATATTGGCAGCAAACTCCCTGGAGGTATTCCTGAGGAACAGAAGCGCTGGTATGCGGTAAAACTCTTCGAACGGGATGCAAAAATCCTTGAACAAATGACCGCTGTGGATGTGGAAGAGGTCATTGCCGCTGTAGAAGATGCTCTGGATGATGATAGTGAATCCATTATCACCAATGCCCGGTATAATTATATTTCTTCAATTATAAAAGGAAGCTACATTAAAAAGAGCTCCTCTAAAATCACTACCTCGGATAAGATCGATAAAGTGGTAACCAATCGCTGGCTGGCCCTTCCTATTTTTGCGGTCATCATGACGATGGTCTACTATATCGCCATTACGACAATCGGTGATCTTCTTACCGGATTCACCAACGATACCCTCTTTGGGGAATGGATCAGCGGGCCCCTGGCAGCTTGGATGGAAGGAATCGGTACAGCCGGTTGGTTGAACGGACTTGTAGTGGATGGGATCGTCGGCGGAGTCGGTGCGGTACTTGGCTTTGTTCCCCAGATGCTCGTTCTCTTCTTCCTCCTGGCCATTCTCGAAGAATGCGGCTATATGGCACGGATTGCCTTCATTATGGACCGGATATTCCGCCGCTTCGGTCTTTCCGGAAAATCCTTCATCCCCATGCTGGTTGGTACCGGGTGCGGGGTGCCTGGGGTTATGGCCACACGGACCATTGAAAGTGATCGCGACCGGAGAATGACCATTATGACCACCACCTTTATGCCCTGCGGTGCAAAGATGCCGATTGTGGCGTTGATTGCCGGGGCAGTATTCGGCGGTGTATGGTGGGTGGCTCCCAGCGCTTATTTTATCGGGGTTGCGGCTATCATTATTTCCGGTATTATTCTCAAAAAAACCAGTCGTTTTGCCGGAGACCCTTCTCCCTTCGTCATGGAGCTGCCGGCTTACCATATGCCCACTGCGGGAAGTGTTCTGCGCAGTACCTGGGAACGGGGCTACTCCTTTATTAAGAAAGCCGGAACCATCATCCTGTTAGCCAGCATCTTCATTTGGTTCCTGTCCTCCTTCGGTATGGTCGATGGAGCCTTCCAGATGGTTGAAGACATGGATGCCAGTATCCTGGCTGCCATCGGCGGAGTTGTGGCACCAATTTTTGCACCCCTTGGTTTCGGTACTTGGCAAAGTACGGTAGCTACTATCATGGGACTGGTTGCTAAAGAAGAGGTTGTTGGCGTGTTCGGGGTTCTCTACGGAGTGTCGGGGGATGCGCTGGGATTGGTTGAAGAAGGAGCTTTTGGCAGCCTGGGTGCAATAGCTGCTCACTTCACAGCTCTTTCCGCTTACTCCTTCTTGATCTTTAACCTCTTGTGCGCTCCTTGTTTTGCAGCTATCGGAGCCATCAAAGGGGAAATGAATGATATGAAATGGACTTGGTTTGCCATCGGATACCAAATGGTTTTTGCCTATGCCATTGCCTTCATGGTATTCCAATTCGGTTCCTTGTTCAGCGGCGCAGGGTTTACGGCGGCTACAGCAATTGCAGTCCTTGTCCTGGCGGGGCTATTGTATTTCCTCTTTAGACCCAATCGGTCTACCCCAAGAGTCAGCGGGGTTCCGATAAAAGGGTGA
- a CDS encoding endonuclease Q family protein, which yields MTRYYTDLHIHIGQSLDGKPVKITAAKSMNLPGVIQVARDIKGLSMIGIIDSQSQGVRKDFLTLLQEGLLRPLEGGGYTAQGLIIIPGTEIELSLGTGSAHFLAYFPTLDHLEKYIRKLQPYVKNWQLSSQKAHLSVEQWLEAVAVGEGIWLPAHAFTPHKGIYGNCCESLLDVLPGMPLALEIGLSADRQMARSISELGKVVLFSNSDAHSLPKIAREYNLLNLSEGSFQGLQELVHRIKGEVLVNYGLPPVFGKYHRTYCLVCEKVVEGEPPLLGCSTCGGGHVVMGVLDRLVSIADAEIPAEPDPRYIYQLPLKDLPGIGPKMVQRLLQSFGTEMNVLHHVPMEDLVKIAGEKAARWIYLSRQGKLHLQAGGGGVFGKVVDILS from the coding sequence GTGACACGTTACTATACCGATCTCCATATTCACATCGGCCAAAGCTTAGATGGAAAACCAGTCAAGATTACTGCGGCTAAGTCCATGAATCTACCCGGCGTCATCCAGGTTGCCCGTGATATCAAAGGTCTATCCATGATCGGGATAATCGATTCCCAATCCCAAGGAGTGCGGAAGGATTTTCTTACTTTGCTTCAAGAGGGTTTACTCCGGCCTCTCGAGGGAGGAGGATATACGGCCCAAGGATTGATAATTATTCCGGGTACGGAAATCGAACTCTCTCTGGGGACGGGTTCCGCTCATTTTCTTGCTTATTTCCCTACCTTAGACCACCTGGAAAAATATATCCGTAAACTACAACCCTATGTAAAGAATTGGCAGCTTAGCTCTCAAAAAGCTCATCTGAGTGTGGAGCAATGGCTTGAAGCCGTAGCGGTTGGTGAGGGCATCTGGCTGCCTGCTCATGCTTTTACACCCCACAAAGGGATTTATGGCAATTGCTGTGAGAGCCTCCTTGATGTTTTGCCGGGAATGCCCCTGGCCTTAGAGATTGGTCTGAGCGCGGACCGGCAAATGGCGCGCTCCATCAGCGAATTGGGTAAGGTCGTGCTCTTCAGCAATTCAGATGCCCATTCTCTGCCCAAGATCGCTCGGGAGTATAATCTGCTGAATCTATCTGAGGGCTCCTTTCAAGGGCTGCAAGAGCTGGTCCATAGGATTAAAGGCGAAGTTTTAGTTAACTATGGACTGCCCCCTGTATTTGGCAAATACCACAGAACCTATTGTTTAGTCTGCGAAAAGGTCGTTGAAGGGGAGCCGCCCTTACTGGGATGTTCGACTTGCGGTGGTGGACATGTGGTCATGGGTGTGCTGGATAGATTGGTCAGTATTGCGGATGCCGAAATTCCTGCTGAACCGGATCCGCGCTATATTTACCAGCTGCCTCTTAAGGACTTGCCGGGAATCGGACCGAAAATGGTCCAACGCTTACTCCAGAGTTTTGGTACTGAAATGAATGTGCTTCATCACGTCCCTATGGAAGATTTGGTGAAGATAGCAGGAGAAAAGGCCGCGCGCTGGATATACCTTTCCCGCCAGGGAAAGCTGCATTTACAAGCAGGTGGGGGAGGAGTATTTGGCAAGGTAGTGGACATACTTTCCTAG
- a CDS encoding FeoA family protein yields MTTQTLGLPIGNLNGAALVPAAGLMPLAMVTPGEDVKVVSIKGRDNTKRFLENLGFVEGAVIAVVTELAGNVIVSVKDARVAVNKAMATRILTVKA; encoded by the coding sequence ATGACAACACAAACTCTCGGTCTCCCGATTGGAAATTTAAATGGAGCCGCTTTGGTACCGGCTGCTGGCTTAATGCCATTAGCTATGGTAACCCCCGGTGAGGATGTCAAAGTCGTTTCCATTAAAGGAAGAGACAATACCAAACGCTTTTTGGAAAACTTGGGCTTTGTGGAAGGAGCGGTTATCGCTGTGGTCACGGAGCTTGCCGGTAATGTCATTGTTTCCGTTAAGGATGCCCGGGTTGCAGTAAATAAAGCCATGGCAACACGGATTCTTACGGTTAAAGCATAA
- a CDS encoding NUDIX domain-containing protein, whose amino-acid sequence MNNKPEPEKGGRAVIDKLEEKCLEKEIVFAGRMLRMDRDRVRLPNGAETTREVVRHPGAVGILPFKGDELLLVRQYRYPIQQATLEMPAGKLDPGEEPLVCAERELREETGYRGTLEHLVSIYTTPGFTDEIIHLYKATELVWDPLQADEDEFLNVVSMPWAQAKEQALSGKLNDAKTMLAILLLLGKEQ is encoded by the coding sequence ATGAATAATAAACCTGAACCAGAAAAAGGCGGCAGAGCGGTGATTGACAAATTGGAAGAGAAATGCCTGGAAAAAGAAATCGTCTTTGCCGGGCGGATGCTGAGAATGGACCGGGACAGGGTTCGTTTGCCCAATGGTGCGGAAACCACCCGTGAAGTGGTGAGACACCCGGGGGCAGTGGGAATCTTACCCTTTAAAGGGGATGAGCTGCTTTTGGTCCGTCAATATCGTTATCCTATTCAGCAGGCTACCTTAGAGATGCCGGCGGGTAAGCTGGACCCAGGGGAAGAGCCGCTGGTCTGTGCCGAGCGGGAATTGAGAGAAGAGACGGGTTATCGCGGCACCTTGGAGCATTTGGTCAGTATTTATACGACCCCGGGCTTTACCGATGAGATCATTCATCTCTATAAGGCAACGGAATTAGTTTGGGATCCTCTGCAAGCTGATGAGGATGAATTTTTGAATGTGGTGAGTATGCCTTGGGCCCAAGCCAAAGAACAGGCTTTATCCGGTAAACTTAATGATGCCAAAACCATGCTGGCCATATTATTGTTATTAGGTAAAGAACAGTGA
- a CDS encoding acyl-CoA dehydrogenase family protein, producing the protein MFDFLLTPGQKLLQEEAARFVKEKVPKQLILDMDEEKVTYPKEYLMDLGQAKLLGLRFAEQYSGRGLQWVDEVSVLEEIGVLGTSLACLYSLPSIVGEAINHFGSEVLKNRYLKPTLEGKLYTAEALTEPRGGSDFFGATTLARREGDFYILNGQKRFVVGAEGADYFMVYAKTDPEGPAHQSISAFIVDRGPGVEVEHIYGLMGTRGGGAGRVVFKDVKVPAENLLGVENGAADIFYQMMIPERLTSAAGALGMARAALEVASDYSTKRKAFGRKIKDFQGVNFKVADSITRLDAARALVYATARAVDSGVPGNVARRLVSEAKKFATDSAWAVVNDAMQIMGGIGYTNIFPIERLLRDIRLIMIWTGTNEVMNLIIQHEYYKERRENLQPHRSLEEDAVNAHLTEEKVYE; encoded by the coding sequence ATGTTTGATTTCCTCTTGACCCCGGGACAAAAACTCCTCCAAGAAGAGGCGGCAAGGTTTGTCAAAGAAAAGGTGCCAAAACAGCTTATCCTGGATATGGATGAAGAAAAGGTAACCTATCCAAAAGAATACCTAATGGATTTAGGTCAAGCAAAACTTCTGGGCTTGCGCTTTGCTGAACAGTATAGTGGACGAGGCTTGCAATGGGTGGATGAAGTTTCAGTTCTCGAAGAGATCGGGGTTTTGGGTACGAGCTTGGCCTGTCTCTACTCCTTACCTTCCATCGTCGGAGAAGCGATTAATCATTTCGGCTCGGAGGTACTGAAGAACCGTTACTTAAAGCCCACTTTAGAAGGAAAACTTTACACCGCCGAAGCTTTGACTGAGCCTAGGGGAGGATCGGATTTTTTCGGAGCGACCACTTTAGCCCGGCGTGAAGGGGATTTTTATATTCTCAATGGGCAAAAGCGCTTTGTAGTGGGAGCAGAGGGTGCTGACTACTTCATGGTTTACGCCAAGACCGATCCGGAAGGACCCGCCCATCAGAGTATTAGCGCCTTTATCGTAGACCGTGGCCCTGGAGTGGAAGTGGAACATATCTATGGCTTAATGGGAACCCGCGGAGGTGGCGCAGGCCGTGTGGTTTTCAAGGATGTAAAAGTTCCCGCAGAAAACCTTCTCGGTGTGGAAAACGGGGCAGCAGATATCTTTTATCAGATGATGATCCCCGAACGATTAACCAGCGCTGCAGGAGCTTTGGGGATGGCCCGGGCTGCTCTGGAAGTAGCTTCGGATTATAGCACCAAGCGCAAAGCCTTTGGCAGAAAAATTAAAGATTTTCAAGGAGTCAATTTCAAAGTGGCTGATTCAATCACCCGCTTGGATGCCGCCCGCGCTTTGGTCTACGCTACCGCCCGGGCAGTGGACTCAGGTGTACCGGGGAATGTGGCGCGCCGTCTGGTCTCAGAGGCGAAAAAGTTCGCAACGGACTCGGCTTGGGCTGTGGTGAATGATGCCATGCAAATCATGGGAGGGATTGGTTACACTAATATATTCCCCATCGAGCGGTTGCTGCGGGATATCCGCCTTATCATGATTTGGACCGGTACCAATGAAGTAATGAATCTTATTATTCAACATGAGTATTACAAAGAGCGTCGAGAGAATTTACAGCCCCACCGATCCTTAGAAGAGGATGCAGTGAATGCCCATTTGACAGAGGAAAAAGTATATGAGTAG
- a CDS encoding GGDEF domain-containing protein yields MVFNTLAEALTSIQALESANTSINIIDIDHNIIYESARKDHKQNLRPDDHNKIDNGFYRSRNAAFGILFIDNWVTAVTTIPILIADKPYSLEFRQFIRKNIHYSPESRNFEDLSIHQIKEMAITDSLTKLYNRRYIDERLPIDMQSSFELDQPLSVLFIDIDYFKRINDQNGHMAGDQVLQKLALLLQKQLRRGSGWVARYGGDEILICLPGSGKKIAKSVANRLREAIENCTFHYKGKELIVTCSIGIQTIFKDSGVANVSELIAMADKNLYRAKNEGRNRVCSL; encoded by the coding sequence ATGGTCTTTAATACTTTAGCGGAAGCCTTAACTAGTATTCAAGCATTGGAGTCGGCAAATACCTCAATTAACATTATAGACATTGACCATAACATCATTTATGAGAGCGCAAGGAAAGATCATAAGCAAAATCTCCGTCCGGATGATCATAATAAAATTGACAATGGATTTTACCGTTCCAGAAACGCTGCATTTGGAATTCTCTTCATTGATAATTGGGTTACTGCCGTAACAACAATACCCATCCTGATTGCTGATAAACCTTATTCACTGGAGTTCAGACAGTTTATCCGGAAAAATATCCATTACAGTCCAGAATCTCGAAATTTCGAAGATTTATCTATCCATCAAATAAAGGAAATGGCTATCACAGACTCCCTCACAAAGCTTTATAATCGAAGATATATTGATGAACGGCTACCCATCGATATGCAAAGTTCTTTCGAATTGGATCAGCCTTTAAGCGTTCTCTTTATAGATATTGATTACTTTAAAAGAATCAATGACCAAAATGGACATATGGCAGGTGACCAAGTTCTTCAGAAGCTGGCTCTCCTGCTGCAAAAGCAGCTGCGCAGGGGTAGTGGATGGGTTGCCCGGTACGGGGGGGACGAGATACTCATTTGCCTGCCTGGCAGCGGAAAAAAAATCGCCAAGAGCGTCGCCAATCGGCTCAGAGAAGCGATTGAAAATTGTACTTTTCACTATAAAGGAAAAGAACTCATTGTCACCTGCAGTATAGGCATCCAGACAATCTTTAAAGATTCTGGCGTAGCAAACGTATCTGAATTGATAGCTATGGCAGATAAGAATCTATATCGGGCGAAGAATGAAGGACGCAACAGAGTGTGCTCATTATGA
- a CDS encoding helix-turn-helix domain-containing protein, translated as MKKSYEIIRGLREDKDLRQRDIAEIIGTTQQHYSRCEQGECDLQTRAIIKLADFYNVSTDYLLGRTECQQGIEALNQSLVGTYTTGRLLTEILSLNNIGRCAVVEYIGLQKLKEKIHKTRE; from the coding sequence ATGAAAAAATCATATGAAATAATCCGTGGGCTTCGGGAAGATAAAGATTTGAGGCAACGCGATATTGCAGAAATTATTGGAACGACACAACAGCATTATTCCCGATGTGAGCAGGGAGAATGTGATCTTCAAACCCGGGCGATTATTAAACTGGCGGATTTTTACAATGTTTCAACAGATTATCTTTTGGGCAGAACGGAATGCCAACAAGGAATTGAAGCACTGAATCAATCTCTCGTGGGAACTTACACAACCGGGCGTCTTTTGACAGAAATACTCTCCTTAAATAATATCGGACGTTGTGCAGTAGTTGAGTATATCGGACTTCAAAAACTAAAAGAGAAAATTCATAAAACCAGAGAATAG
- a CDS encoding FeoA family protein — MSTLKDVKVGQTVKVVKLHGQGAIKRRIMDMGLTKGTEVCVRKVAPLGDPIELNVRGYELSIRKDDAANIEVEY; from the coding sequence ATGTCTACCCTGAAGGATGTGAAGGTAGGTCAAACGGTAAAGGTGGTAAAGCTCCACGGTCAAGGAGCTATTAAACGCCGTATTATGGACATGGGGCTGACAAAAGGCACGGAGGTATGTGTGCGCAAAGTAGCACCTTTGGGAGACCCCATCGAGCTGAATGTTCGTGGGTATGAGCTTTCCATTCGAAAAGATGATGCTGCGAATATCGAAGTTGAATACTAG
- a CDS encoding metal-dependent transcriptional regulator — protein sequence MSIQESGEMYLETIYILQKKKGDIRSIDIANELGYTKPSISRAVGILKKNDYIEVDSSGVITLTDEGERIASHIYERHDIITRYLVYLGVDKETAAQDACRVEHVISQATFEKMKEEYHRRMKEQS from the coding sequence ATGAGTATTCAAGAATCCGGCGAGATGTATCTCGAGACTATTTATATACTTCAGAAGAAAAAAGGCGATATTCGCTCCATTGATATTGCCAATGAGCTTGGTTATACAAAGCCGAGTATAAGTCGTGCGGTAGGAATTCTTAAGAAGAATGACTATATCGAAGTAGATTCTTCCGGTGTTATTACCTTGACCGATGAGGGAGAGAGGATTGCCTCCCATATCTATGAACGTCATGATATCATCACCCGATATCTGGTCTATTTAGGTGTGGATAAGGAGACCGCAGCACAAGATGCTTGCCGTGTGGAGCACGTCATTAGTCAGGCTACCTTTGAGAAAATGAAAGAAGAGTATCACAGACGAATGAAAGAACAGAGCTAG
- the spoIIM gene encoding stage II sporulation protein M → MRKLGEHIRQYWVIYLALVSVYLAGVIFGAVGVGALNSGEIQELSSFLDKLLAGQPTTLDTDFLLQLAREQFIIMAGIWLLGLTVIGTPLIFLIIFTRGFVFGFTLSFIIGMKGLWGFGLVLISILIPALAGIPFLLLGAGLATIFSVMLLKGKQVGESLRREFMYYSVATILVSLGAVFIGVSQGYFSILGARFFNL, encoded by the coding sequence ATGCGTAAGCTTGGAGAGCATATCCGACAATATTGGGTGATTTATCTGGCTCTGGTCAGTGTTTATCTGGCGGGAGTCATCTTTGGAGCAGTGGGCGTGGGTGCCTTAAATAGTGGGGAAATCCAGGAACTCAGCAGTTTTCTGGACAAGCTTCTTGCCGGTCAGCCGACCACCCTTGACACTGATTTCCTTCTTCAGCTGGCCAGGGAGCAATTCATCATTATGGCCGGTATTTGGCTTCTCGGCTTAACCGTCATTGGAACGCCCTTAATCTTTCTCATCATATTTACAAGAGGATTTGTATTCGGCTTCACCTTAAGCTTCATTATTGGCATGAAAGGACTCTGGGGGTTTGGACTTGTTTTGATTTCCATACTGATTCCGGCCTTGGCGGGTATTCCCTTCCTTCTTTTGGGGGCGGGTTTGGCTACCATCTTCTCGGTAATGCTCTTAAAAGGTAAACAAGTCGGAGAATCCTTACGGCGGGAGTTTATGTATTATTCCGTGGCGACTATCCTGGTCTCTCTGGGAGCTGTCTTTATCGGTGTTTCCCAGGGATATTTCTCCATTTTGGGGGCGCGTTTCTTTAACCTCTGA
- a CDS encoding beta-propeller domain-containing protein, translated as MKGQKIGLALAMVCLITVLGWNTYLETTIAASDDRKAEKEIQQEIQVEPLPLVGSFDNFKKLMAEAESNTRTIKMYSGRDTVAAESVLNGDDGGRAGSADQNSKQNYSGTNVQVWGVDEADTVKTDGEYIYKITDNQLIVAKAYPVEEMEVVSALQYDGEVYPLEMYVDEQYLTVILNQSYYHGREIYPSPVSSFQNSVKVLVYDLADRSNLKQVREIELDGNYLSSRKIGPILYLVNNKYIPLYRLQEQPEALTTPGYRDSLEGGEMKRIGYEEICYFPGSPQPNYLLIAGIDLENLSAKKMELKTYLGAGESIYSSLENLYVAVPEYKYDQDRPLPEPADTAVSDTPALSRMIAVMPAEVNTRVYKFNLQNSETKYLGMSSVPGNILNQFSMDEHNGYFRIATTLQKFSIRTGEAELTNNLYILDQNMNQAGKIESIAPGERIYSVRFMGDRGYMVTFKTVDPLFVLDLKDPNHPAILGELKIPGYSNYLHPYDENHIIGFGKEAVEVEEPHWSGEGTVKNAYYLGMKVALFDVSDVNNPKEKFKVEIGDRGTESELFSNHKALLFDKEKGILAFPVTVCDVDPAIVNKDDYLAQKDPRLAHGQPVFQGAFVYNLSALDGFTLKGMITHHPPGAVANLQHTGRYDYNRNISRILYIGDTLYTLSNGYLKAHDLNTLEEQGGIEILN; from the coding sequence GTGAAAGGTCAAAAGATTGGGCTGGCTCTGGCGATGGTTTGTTTAATCACTGTTTTGGGTTGGAATACTTACCTGGAGACGACAATAGCGGCAAGCGACGATAGAAAAGCAGAGAAGGAAATTCAGCAAGAAATACAGGTGGAACCGCTGCCCCTTGTAGGATCTTTCGATAATTTCAAAAAACTGATGGCAGAAGCTGAATCCAACACTCGGACTATAAAGATGTACAGCGGTCGCGATACGGTAGCAGCTGAGAGTGTTTTAAACGGTGATGACGGTGGGAGGGCCGGGTCTGCCGATCAAAATAGTAAGCAGAATTATTCCGGAACCAATGTCCAGGTTTGGGGCGTGGATGAGGCCGATACCGTAAAAACAGATGGAGAGTACATCTATAAGATCACCGATAATCAACTGATCGTAGCCAAAGCCTATCCTGTGGAGGAGATGGAAGTCGTTTCAGCTCTACAGTATGACGGGGAAGTCTACCCGCTGGAGATGTATGTGGATGAACAGTATCTTACTGTTATTCTTAACCAAAGCTATTACCATGGGAGAGAAATCTATCCGTCACCGGTTTCTTCTTTTCAGAACAGTGTCAAGGTCCTGGTCTATGATCTGGCCGACCGCAGCAATCTGAAACAGGTCAGAGAAATAGAGCTGGATGGCAACTATCTTTCCTCAAGAAAAATCGGCCCTATTCTCTATCTGGTCAATAATAAATACATTCCCCTCTACCGGCTGCAGGAACAGCCGGAAGCACTGACGACACCCGGATACAGAGACAGCCTGGAAGGCGGGGAAATGAAGCGGATCGGTTATGAAGAGATCTGCTATTTTCCGGGGTCCCCGCAACCGAATTACCTGCTGATTGCCGGAATTGATCTTGAGAATCTGAGTGCAAAGAAGATGGAGTTGAAAACCTATCTGGGAGCAGGCGAGAGTATCTACAGCTCCTTGGAAAATCTTTATGTGGCCGTACCTGAATATAAGTACGATCAAGACCGGCCTCTTCCGGAGCCAGCAGATACGGCAGTAAGTGATACCCCTGCTCTGTCCAGGATGATTGCGGTTATGCCGGCGGAAGTAAATACCCGTGTTTATAAATTCAACCTGCAAAATAGTGAGACGAAGTATCTGGGGATGAGCAGCGTACCCGGTAATATTTTGAACCAGTTCAGCATGGATGAGCACAACGGTTATTTCCGGATTGCCACCACCCTTCAGAAGTTTTCTATTCGGACAGGGGAGGCGGAACTGACCAATAACCTTTATATTTTGGACCAAAACATGAATCAGGCGGGAAAAATAGAAAGCATCGCTCCTGGAGAGAGGATTTACTCAGTCCGTTTCATGGGGGACAGGGGCTATATGGTCACCTTTAAAACAGTAGACCCGCTGTTCGTCCTGGACTTAAAAGACCCGAATCATCCTGCTATTCTCGGTGAACTTAAGATTCCGGGCTACAGCAATTACCTCCATCCTTATGATGAGAATCATATTATCGGTTTTGGGAAAGAAGCTGTAGAGGTGGAAGAACCTCACTGGTCGGGAGAAGGCACAGTGAAAAATGCCTATTATCTTGGCATGAAGGTGGCTCTCTTTGATGTCAGCGATGTGAACAACCCCAAAGAAAAATTCAAAGTCGAAATTGGGGACAGAGGGACAGAGTCAGAACTATTCTCGAACCATAAAGCCCTTCTTTTTGATAAAGAGAAAGGTATCCTGGCTTTTCCGGTGACGGTTTGCGATGTGGACCCGGCCATCGTAAACAAAGACGATTACCTGGCTCAGAAAGATCCGCGCCTAGCTCACGGGCAGCCGGTTTTTCAGGGAGCCTTTGTCTATAATCTTTCCGCATTGGACGGCTTTACCCTTAAAGGAATGATAACTCACCACCCCCCGGGAGCGGTGGCGAACCTCCAGCATACCGGGCGCTATGACTATAACCGGAACATTTCCCGCATCCTCTATATCGGAGATACACTTTACACCCTATCCAACGGCTATCTGAAAGCCCATGATTTAAACACCCTGGAGGAGCAGGGAGGGATAGAGATTCTCAACTGA
- a CDS encoding FeoB-associated Cys-rich membrane protein: MLEWIISNGANLIIGAVVLAIAALAGLNVYRTRKSGGCSGCSSSCGSGSECSVSDHKP, translated from the coding sequence ATGCTTGAATGGATAATATCCAATGGAGCGAATTTAATTATCGGTGCTGTTGTTCTTGCTATCGCTGCCCTGGCTGGGCTCAATGTGTACAGAACAAGAAAGAGCGGTGGATGCTCAGGATGCTCCAGCAGCTGTGGTAGCGGGAGTGAATGCAGTGTGTCCGATCATAAGCCATAA